The following coding sequences lie in one Rutidosis leptorrhynchoides isolate AG116_Rl617_1_P2 chromosome 4, CSIRO_AGI_Rlap_v1, whole genome shotgun sequence genomic window:
- the LOC139841542 gene encoding uncharacterized protein, giving the protein MTSGVGHGRGKSLWTSPLASDGMFTVNKYGDYMDRKILPSTTTKTCWFKFVPRKVNVFLWRFRLDLLPVRWLISAKGIEIHSIVCPVCNIGVETSDHLFFGCTLALDLWRRLRMWLNYAMPTFSSWDTFILWIEGVHLSNIQKKRVTASVVTLLWAMWRYRNGVVFNDVFCNRNSLFDLIRLLSFR; this is encoded by the exons ATGACGAGTGGCGTTGGACATGGTCGAGGGAAGTCATTG TGGACTTCACCCCTGGCTTCAGATGGTATGTTCACAGTGAACAAATACGGAGATTACATGGATCGAAAAATACTTCCTTCGACTACAACGAAAACGTGTTGGTTTAAGTTTGTGCCTAGAAAAGTTAATGTGTTTCTGTGGAGATTTAGACTCGATTTATTGCCGGTTCGGTGGCTCATCTCAGCTAAAGGTATAGAAATTCATTCGATTGTATGCCCGGTTTGCAACATCGGGGTGGAAACTAGTGACCATTTATTTTTCGGGTGTACTTTGGCTTTAGATCTTTGGCGTAGGCTACGGATGTGGTTGAATTATGCTATGCCGACTTTCTCTTCATGGGACACGTTCATTTTATGGATCGAAGGCGTTCATTTATCTAATATTCAGAAGAAAAGAGTCACTGCTTCTGTGGTTACCCTCCTGTGGGCGATGTGGCGCTATCGGAATGGTGTCGTTTTCAACGATGTTTTTTGTAATAGGAATAGTCTTTTTGATTTAATTAGATTATTGTCTTTTCGTTGA